Proteins encoded in a region of the Sugiyamaella lignohabitans strain CBS 10342 chromosome B, complete sequence genome:
- the CCM1 gene encoding Ccm1p (Mitochondrial 15S rRNA-binding protein; required for intron removal of COB and COX1 pre-mRNAs; has separable roles in stabilizing mitochondrial 15S rRNA and in maturation of the COB and COX1 mRNAs; contains pentatricopeptide repeat (PPR) motifs; mutant is respiratory deficient and has defective plasma membrane electron transport; GO_component: GO:0005739 - mitochondrion [Evidence IEA,IEA]; GO_component: GO:0005739 - mitochondrion [Evidence IDA] [PMID 14562095]; GO_component: GO:0005739 - mitochondrion [Evidence IDA] [PMID 16823961]; GO_component: GO:0005739 - mitochondrion [Evidence IDA] [PMID 20124025]; GO_function: GO:0019843 - rRNA binding [Evidence IDA] [PMID 20124025]; GO_process: GO:0008380 - RNA splicing [Evidence IEA]; GO_process: GO:0008380 - RNA splicing [Evidence IMP] [PMID 19562342]; GO_process: GO:0006397 - mRNA processing [Evidence IEA]; GO_process: GO:0000963 - mitochondrial RNA processing [Evidence IMP] [PMID 19562342]; GO_process: GO:0000002 - mitochondrial genome maintenance [Evidence IMP] [PMID 19751518]; GO_process: GO:0016072 - rRNA metabolic process [Evidence IMP] [PMID 20124025]) has protein sequence MMMNRSRLKRATSLTWGGLRVVGSRPSQARSVYIASGSRHRKRQSQSSPQLASGNGIDTRLKGKLDSLAKESKDFESRIKQIQAYTAVLRRYIAEKDEALVKEQAAEKEKLVVDSRASEKELESLEKALEIDSETDINRGIKNSKVQTPQLSGSEDPLPVKLSGLGLFANPASSVSLPASILSRLGNSVASISSSHSQDQNWLKVIHSLQTFGGLQGLAVGDVDKLIQNIPLDQRSSNQIMPLIHQMMAEANIKPSKLTLDLTMAAYAHKGETDQVELFMKQMQTDGFTPDVYTYGHLIKSYAKNRDLKNASLKLHEMQSLNITPSLQIYTTILQTCIRVNDFDEAFRVFDLLKYMSLETQPDLRIYNSLLLAAAKQHNIEKVLDLLAEMTTRPLNPLEPNAETYNTLIFACARDERTHIQAWKYLIEMKEKGFDIDRKSINALLYLCGETGEVLLARAMFRQLCTNPMSYPDSFAFNCLLNSYSNYKPGIFSPVMASELGTKIRSSFFLNDHLASFSDPDASVSMPPFIPTTMLHSHVQVLAESKALFDFFTDFMPSMINAKVILTYLKVPFKLGYFKEFRSRYRDLTFFDKPEEADNRGILVEEPEEPEELENSDISTSDESAVAIDRSFRAIPRNWNTYDLAIKAAVAAGNMNFAQKVWMERGLYRRTPAFKQLPEKVRKSSDFAFAQSMVELHTKCGDIDQALKLIRSTIKLFHWKKYQVADLINKIEEMEDEQSRKELIHLLASYHRAEQTSSQYYHILDKHNPRPRTSADQP, from the coding sequence atgatgatgaatagGAGTCGGCTGAAACGAGCCACTTCGCTGACTTGGGGCGGCTTGCGAGTAGTCGGAAGTCGCCCCAGTCAGGCGAGATCAGTGTATATAGCATCTGGAAGTCGGCATAGAAAGAGGCAGTCTCAGTCTTCGCCACAGCTGGCGAGTGGAAATGGTATCGATACACGGTTAAAAGGCAAGCTCGACAGCTTAGcaaaagaaagtaaagatTTCGAGAGCAGGATAAAACAGATCCAGGCTTATACTGCTGTTTTACGAAGATACATTGCTGAAAAAGACGAGGCTCTAGTCAAAGAGCAGGCTGCcgagaaggagaagttaGTAGTCGATTCAAGAGCGTCAGAAAAAGAGCTGGAGTCTCTAGAAAAAGCCCTTGAGATAGATTCTGAGACGGACATCAATAGAGGAATCAAGAATAGTAAAGTTCAGACACCACAGCTGTCTGGATCAGAGGATCCATTGCCAGTTAAGCTGAGTGGACTTGGTTTGTTTGCAAACCCCGCTTCGTCGGTTTCCCTACCAGCTTCGATCCTTAGTCGTCTTGGAAATAGTGTTGCAAGTATCTCATCTTCACATTCTCAAGACCAGAACTGGTTAAAAGTTATTCATTCACTACAGACATTCGGCGGACTACAAGGTCTGGCGGTAGGGGATGTGGACAAACTGATTCAAAACATCCCTCTTGACCAACGATCTTCTAATCAAATCATGCCACTAATACATCAAATGATGGCAGAAGCCAACATCAAACCATCAAAACTGACTCTGGATTTGACCATGGCAGCTTATGCCCACAAGGGAGAAACAGATCAAGTAGAACTGTTCATGAAACAAATGCAGACTGATGGATTCACTCCTGATGTGTATACTTATGGACATCTAATTAAAAGTTACGCCAAAAACAGAGACCTTAAAAATGCATCGCTGAAACTCCATGAAATGCAATCACTAAACATCACTCCATCGCTTCAGATTTACACAACTATTCTTCAAACTTGCATCCGTGTAAATGACTTTGACGAGGCGTTCAGAGTGTTTGATTTGCTCAAGTATATGTCACTTGAAACGCAACCAGACCTGAGAATTTACAACTCACTTCtgcttgctgctgctaaacAGCACAACATTGAAAAAGTTCTCGATCTTCTTGCGGAAATGACGACAAGACCACTAAACCCACTGGAGCCAAATGCTGAGACGTATAATACATTGATCTTTGCATGTGCCAGAGATGAGAGAACCCATATCCAAGCTTGGAAGTATCTTATTGAGATGAAAGAAAAGGGGTTTGACATTGACCGCAAGTCAATTAACGCCCTGCTGTACTTGTGTGGAGAAACTGGCGAGGTGTTGCTGGCAAGAGCCATGTTTCGACAACTGTGCACCAACCCCATGTCATATCCAGACTCGTTTGCATTCAACTGTTTACTCAACTCCTACTCCAACTACAAACCAGGCATATTCTCTCCGGTCATGGCCTCGGAACTAGGAACCAAGATCCGGTCAAGTTTTTTTCTCAACGACCATCTAGCATCTTTCTCAGATCCCGACGCATCTGTATCGATGCCACCGTTTATTCCTACCACAATGCTCCACTCGCACGTTCAAGTGCTAGCAGAGTCAAAAGCGCTTTTTGACTTCTTCACTGACTTTATGCCGTCTATGATCAATGCCAAGGTGATTCTCACGTACCTCAAAGTGCCATTCAAGCTAGGCTATTTCAAGGAGTTCCGCTCACGTTACAGAGATCTAACCTTTTTCGAtaaaccagaagaagcagacaATCGTGGAATTCTAGTCGAAGAGCCCGAAGAGCCCGAAGAGTTAGAAAACTCTGATATTTCTACATCTGATGAGTCTGCCGTTGCTATTGACCGCTCCTTCAGGGCTATCCCCCGCAACTGGAACACCTACGACCTTGCTATCAAAGcggctgttgctgctggtaacaTGAACTTTGCACAAAAAGTGTGGATGGAAAGAGGACTGTATCGCCGGACTCCGGCATTCAAACAGTTGCCCGAGAAAGTACGCAAGAGCTCTGACTTTGCCTTTGCTCAGAGTATGGTGGAACTACACACAAAGTGCGGTGACATTGATCAGGCTCTCAAACTGATCCGCTCCACTATCAAACTATTCCACTGGAAGAAATACCAGGTGGCtgatctcatcaacaagaTCGAAGAAATGGAGGACGAGCAGTCCCGCAAAGAGCTGATCCACCTCCTGGCCAGCTACCACCGCGCCGAGCAAACATCCTCGCAATACTACCACATTTTAGACAAACACAACCCACGCCCACGAACCTCAGCCGATCAACCTTGA
- the PET100 gene encoding Pet100p (Chaperone that facilitates the assembly of cytochrome c oxidase; integral to the mitochondrial inner membrane; interacts with a subcomplex of subunits VII, VIIa, and VIII (Cox7p, Cox9p, and Cox8p) but not with the holoenzyme; GO_component: GO:0016021 - integral component of membrane [Evidence IEA]; GO_component: GO:0031305 - integral component of mitochondrial inner membrane [Evidence IDA] [PMID 15507444]; GO_component: GO:0016020 - membrane [Evidence IEA]; GO_component: GO:0005743 - mitochondrial inner membrane [Evidence IDA] [PMID 11498004]; GO_component: GO:0031966 - mitochondrial membrane [Evidence IEA]; GO_component: GO:0005739 - mitochondrion [Evidence IEA]; GO_component: GO:0005739 - mitochondrion [Evidence IDA] [PMID 16823961]; GO_function: GO:0051082 - unfolded protein binding [Evidence IDA] [PMID 11498004]; GO_process: GO:0009060 - aerobic respiration [Evidence IMP] [PMID 8702496]; GO_process: GO:0033617 - mitochondrial respiratory chain complex IV assembly [Evidence IMP] [PMID 11498004]; GO_process: GO:0033617 - mitochondrial respiratory chain complex IV assembly [Evidence IMP] [PMID 15507444]), which translates to MIYVGTDTHEKLNLPNFWPDPNRLNIPPKDPVEIKAEIARLKAQRLERRKVLEERAKELGITSPASSSSSDDNSTSSSA; encoded by the coding sequence ATGATTTATGTTGGAACTGATACCCATGAGAAACTGAATCTACCAAACTTCTGGCCAGATCCAAATCGTCTGAATATCCCTCCAAAAGACCCAGTTGAGATCAAAGCTGAGATTGCTAGATTAAAAGCCCAGCGTTTGGAACGACGAAAGGTTCTAGAAGAGAGAGCCAAGGAACTCGGCATTACTTCTCctgcctcttcatcttcatctgatGATAATAGTACCAGTTCAAGCGCTTAG
- the ACS2 gene encoding acetate--CoA ligase ACS2 (Acetyl-coA synthetase isoform; along with Acs1p, acetyl-coA synthetase isoform is the nuclear source of acetyl-coA for histone acetylation; mutants affect global transcription; required for growth on glucose; expressed under anaerobic conditions; GO_component: GO:0005737 - cytoplasm [Evidence IEA,IEA]; GO_component: GO:0005829 - cytosol [Evidence IDA] [PMID 16857587]; GO_component: GO:0005829 - cytosol [Evidence IDA] [PMID 9711835]; GO_component: GO:0005730 - nucleolus [Evidence IDA] [PMID 19618123]; GO_component: GO:0005634 - nucleus [Evidence IEA,IEA]; GO_component: GO:0005634 - nucleus [Evidence IDA] [PMID 16857587]; GO_component: GO:0005634 - nucleus [Evidence IDA] [PMID 19618123]; GO_function: GO:0016208 - AMP binding [Evidence IEA]; GO_function: GO:0005524 - ATP binding [Evidence IEA]; GO_function: GO:0003987 - acetate-CoA ligase activity [Evidence IEA,IEA]; GO_function: GO:0003987 - acetate-CoA ligase activity [Evidence IDA] [PMID 8910545]; GO_function: GO:0016880 - acid-ammonia (or amide) ligase activity [Evidence IDA] [PMID 18305111]; GO_function: GO:0003824 - catalytic activity [Evidence IEA]; GO_function: GO:0016874 - ligase activity [Evidence IEA]; GO_function: GO:0000166 - nucleotide binding [Evidence IEA]; GO_process: GO:0006085 - acetyl-CoA biosynthetic process [Evidence IDA] [PMID 8910545]; GO_process: GO:0019427 - acetyl-CoA biosynthetic process from acetate [Evidence IEA]; GO_process: GO:0016573 - histone acetylation [Evidence IMP] [PMID 16857587]; GO_process: GO:0008152 - metabolic process [Evidence IEA]; GO_process: GO:0006090 - pyruvate metabolic process [Evidence IEA]; GO_process: GO:0001302 - replicative cell aging [Evidence IMP] [PMID 19618123]): MIPEAVITLLAIVRLGAIHTVVFAGFSAGSLKDRILDADAKVVVTADQSFRGGKVIETKKIVDEALKHTPNVTHNLVFERTGKKDDLHWVEGRDYWWHEEVVKHRPYFPPVPVNSEHPIFLLYTSGSTGKPKGVVHSTAGYLLGAASTSKYVFDLHDHDILFTAGDVGWITGHTYVVYGPLLLGATTVVFEGTPAYPNFSRYWDIVDAHKISHFYVAPTALRLLKRAGLDYIHHDLSSLRTLGSVGEPIAPDVWTWYNDNIGKGRAHICDTYWQTETGSHIISPYAGVTPTKPGSASFPVFGIDPVIIDPVNGHELEGNDIEGVLAVRSPWPSMARTVWNAHERYLDTYFRPYPGYYFTGDGCGRDHDGYYWIRGRVDDVVNVSGHRLSTAEIEAALIEHPAVAESAVVGIHDDLTGQAVNAFVALKTKPTDSSATKKELILQVRKSIGPFAAPKQILLVDDLPKTRSGKIMRRILRKVLSGEEDSLGDISTLSNPDVVQHIISVVHATK, encoded by the coding sequence ATGATCCCCGAGGCAGTCATTACTTTGCTGGCCATTGTAAGATTGGGTGCTATTCACACGGTTGTTTTTGCAGGATTCAGTGCTGGTTCTCTTAAAGACCGTATTTTAGACGCCGATGCCAAGGTCGTTGTTACTGCCGACCAATCGTTCCGTGGTGGAAAAGTCATTGAGACTAAGAAGATTGTCGATGAGGCTCTTAAACATACTCCTAATGTAACTCACAATCTCGTTTTCGAGAGAACTGGTAAAAAGGACGATTTACACTGGGTTGAAGGAAGAGATTATTGGTGGCATGAGGAAGTGGTCAAGCACAGACCTTATTTCCCTCCTGTACCAGTCAATTCTGAGCATCCTATTTTCTTGTTATATACTTCAGGTTCGACTGGTAAGCCCAAGGGTGTGGTCCACTCGACTGCTGGATATCTTTTAGGTGCTGCCTCGACTTCAAAGTATGTATTTGATCTTCATGACCACGATATCTTGTTCACTGCGGGAGATGTTGGTTGGATCACCGGTCATACCTATGTGGTATATGGCCCATTGTTACTGGGTGCTACTACTGTTGTATTTGAAGGTACTCCTGCTTACCCCAATTTCTCGCGATACTGGGATATTGTCGACGCTCATAAGATTAGTCATTTCTATGTTGCTCCCACTGCCTTGAGATTGCTCAAGAGAGCTGGTTTGGACTATATTCACCACGATTTGTCTTCTCTACGAACACTTGGATCTGTTGGTGAGCCAATTGCCCCTGATGTGTGGACTTGGTATAACGACAATATCGGTAAGGGCAGGGCCCATATTTGTGACACTTATTGGCAAACTGAGACCGGTTCTCACATCATCAGTCCCTATGCTGGTGTCACTCCTACTAAGCCCGGTAGTGCATCCTTCCCAGTGTTTGGTATTGACCCTGTTATTATTGATCCTGTAAATGGCCATGAACTGGAAGGAAATGACATTGAAGGTGTATTGGCTGTTCGCAGTCCCTGGCCATCCATGGCTAGAACCGTTTGGAATGCTCATGAAAGGTATCTCGACACTTATTTCAGACCTTATCCTGGCTATTACTTTACCGGAGACGGATGTGGCCGTGACCATGACGGTTATTACTGGATCCGAGGCCGTGTTGACGACGTTGTCAACGTTTCTGGCCACAGACTCTCGACTGCTGAAATTGAAGCCGCTCTTATCGAGCACCCTGCAGTTGCCGAGTCTGCTGTAGTCGGAATTCACGATGACCTGACCGGACAGGCTGTCAACGCATTTGTGGCTCTCAAGACAAAACCCACTGACTCATCGGCCACTAAAAAGGAGCTTATTCTGCAGGTTCGTAAGTCCATTGGCCCCTTTGCTGCTCCCAAACAAATCCTGCTTGTCGACGACCTGCCTAAAACTCGTTCCGGAAAGATCATGCGTAGAATTCTCCGCAAGGTCCTGAGTGGCGAAGAAGACTCGCTCGGCGATATCTCCACCCTCAGCAACCCTGATGTTGTTCAACACATCATCTCTGTTGTCCACGCTACCAAGTAA